The proteins below come from a single Falco rusticolus isolate bFalRus1 chromosome 8, bFalRus1.pri, whole genome shotgun sequence genomic window:
- the LOC119152959 gene encoding LOW QUALITY PROTEIN: alpha-aspartyl dipeptidase-like (The sequence of the model RefSeq protein was modified relative to this genomic sequence to represent the inferred CDS: deleted 1 base in 1 codon), which translates to MSRKVTAKMAKSSMAGPGGGSGGAPPRGPRRGRKGRAGPGRASGAGPGCAHRRRGTAPGGMGGPRRLLLVSNSTLHGGGYLGHCQQHIQSFLGQAVKRVLFVPYALHDRDAYARTAREKFESWGYGLDSIHESCDPVEAVRKSEAIFIGGGNTFRLLKALYDNCLIQEIRKRVLEDGIPYVGSSAGTNVATISINTTNDMPIVYPPSLQALGLVPFNINPHYLDPDVKSTHMGETREERIRQYHEEPNTPPVLGLREGAMLLVEGDKATLQGVTGARLFLRGKKPTEHEPGTDFSFLLIDSNLQNL; encoded by the exons ATGAGCAGAAAAGTGACGGCGAAGATGGCGAAGTCCAGCatggccgggccgggcggcgggagcggcggggccccACCCcgcgggccgcggcggggcaggaaggggcgggccgggccgggccgggcgagcggggccgggccgggctgcgcGCACCGACGGCGGGGCACGGCGCCGGGCGGCATGGGGGGCCCGCGGCGCCTGCTGCTGGTCTCCAACTCCACCCTGCACGGC GGGGGGTACCTGggccactgccagcagcacatcCAGAGCTTCCTCGGGCA GGCGGTGAAGCGGGTGCTCTTCGTCCCCTACGCCCTGCACGACCGCGACGCCTACGCCCGCACCGCGAGGGAGAAGTTCGAGAGCTGGG GTTATGGGCTGGACAGCATTCATGAATCTTGTGATCCAGTGGAAGCTGTAAGGAAATCTGAAGCAATATTTATCG GAGGTGGGAACACATTCCGTCTCCTGAAAGCTCTCTACGACAACTGTCTGATACAGGAGATCAGGAAAAGAGTTCTTGAG GATGGGATTCCTTACGTGGGATCCAGCGCAGGAACTAACGTTGCTACCATCAGCATCAATACTACCAATGACATGCCAATTGTTTATCCACCTTCCCTGCAGGCTCTAGGTTTAGTTCCTTTCAATATTAACCCCCACTACCTGGACCCAGATGTTAAAAGCACTCACATGGGT GAAACAAGGGAGGAAAGAATTCGCCAGTATCATGAAGAACCAAACACCCCTCCCGTTCTG GGCTTGCGGGAAGGTGCAATGCTGCTAGTGGAAGGAGACAAAGCCACCTTGCAAGGAGTGACAGGAGCACGTCTGTTTCTGAG GGGTAAGAAACCAACTGAACATGAGCCTGGAACAGATTTCAGTTTCCTCCTGATTGACAGTAATCTCCAGAATCTGTAG